A region of Nostoc sp. C052 DNA encodes the following proteins:
- a CDS encoding 3'-5' exoribonuclease → MNYFLATKNFISDRLLHVISIALVGEDGREYYALNSDCDLTAADPGMKLVIDLLPEKTQALWKTEAQINADLLHFIHGYKGYPWYASEDTEGLKDKAWFDDNPIVWVWQYTQDYTSLEKLFTVTDDFSAWLPLYCNYVLEEWNWLGSGELPEQPPEMQHNALVAARWTKEVFQKIRNPYKNS, encoded by the coding sequence ATGAATTACTTTTTAGCTACAAAAAACTTTATTAGCGATCGCCTGTTGCACGTAATCAGCATAGCCTTGGTTGGCGAAGACGGTCGGGAATATTACGCCCTAAATTCCGACTGCGACCTGACAGCAGCAGATCCTGGCATGAAACTTGTAATCGATTTATTGCCAGAAAAAACCCAGGCTTTGTGGAAAACCGAAGCCCAAATCAACGCTGATTTATTACATTTTATTCATGGTTACAAAGGCTATCCTTGGTATGCTTCTGAAGATACAGAGGGATTGAAGGATAAAGCTTGGTTTGACGACAATCCGATAGTTTGGGTTTGGCAGTATACCCAAGATTATACGTCTTTGGAAAAGCTCTTTACTGTTACAGATGACTTCTCAGCATGGCTTCCGCTTTATTGCAATTACGTGCTAGAAGAATGGAATTGGCTAGGGAGTGGGGAGCTTCCAGAGCAACCACCAGAAATGCAACACAATGCCTTGGTTGCTGCTAGGTGGACAAAGGAAGTATTTCAAAAAATTAGAAATCCTTACAAGAATTCATGA
- a CDS encoding DUF5662 family protein: MSNQSPHNLTLAQKANCFDTWQHIFLIQKLLAKMQIELMNRQFTHDQSKMRSPEVEDFTEYGNNMRTLTYGSPEYFANLGKMRDTVAHHYAHNRHHPEFFADGVNGMNLIDLIELICDWYASSLLHDDGNIEKSIEISSKRFNISPEITKILINTLPLITDVFESLHTQADI, from the coding sequence ATGTCAAATCAATCCCCGCACAATCTTACTCTTGCTCAAAAAGCTAACTGCTTCGATACCTGGCAGCATATATTTTTGATTCAAAAACTCCTCGCAAAAATGCAAATAGAGTTGATGAACCGACAGTTTACTCACGACCAAAGTAAAATGCGATCGCCAGAAGTAGAAGATTTTACTGAGTACGGCAACAACATGAGAACCTTGACTTACGGAAGTCCAGAATATTTTGCAAATTTAGGAAAAATGCGGGACACCGTAGCACACCACTATGCCCACAACAGACACCATCCAGAGTTTTTTGCAGATGGCGTAAACGGCATGAATTTAATCGATTTAATCGAGCTAATCTGCGACTGGTATGCTTCTTCACTGCTGCACGACGATGGCAACATTGAAAAAAGCATTGAAATTAGCTCGAAACGCTTTAATATTTCACCGGAGATCACCAAAATCTTGATTAATACACTTCCTTTGATTACCGACGTGTTTGAGAGTTTGCATACCCAGGCAGATATTTGA
- a CDS encoding DNA adenine methylase, translating to MCAKAKLITTPLRYPGGKAKAIIAITTRLGSDFTEFREPFVGGGSIFIYLKQVIPDLKIWINDLNPEVYHFWQISQSNNAELVARIEQMKRETSDGKALYQQLIDIDVNAISNFDRAVRFFILNRITYGGTVESGGYSPTAFHTRFTDSAIARLQKVASILDGVKITNLDYQEVITSPGENVSIFADPPYLKATASKLYGKSGKWHTTFDHNRFARLMLSCPHSWLVTYDDSEQIRRNFASCAIAQEAFAVFDDIEDQTTIDARAIRPKAAFSTKLLIPMFLNKMNRPGNLRDFITTRITYNLISLLHKTDLNSFLGLRFDLSFCSKFAKGGCNCGDFYPTVAERIEHWEQHPQLRLGLADCAWVLGGGLLVWQKFKSKYAPQMPPPLIDENHKKSWSLDELKALVAKIDLTELAAIEAKAWAEFSQQVEKNQADWYNRVPGLLNLSAAELSLEKLKEIHYLHQQEKIAAWVEAIVDRRIPEYLNANYEDVWEFVKSEDNRKWLKAFDIESPRDLFGWQNFNDDETWDALNPNDSIQPTSTQNSLPTSLALKAIQVMQILSVLADSHEQSQMLMAEDAEKFELFNFIELYKKAHSLDSSSTIEIIATPDCSAQELHELILENCSKKYQINDIPKILARTRRLTWEVIKKKSGLLGTQTCLVVIAHAQNLSKSAIKEIEDLNVRCETSFLLAINTEDLDLPLFDMCEHLNAIELPPSELVEEIAASIDSLMSQDLNAYDAFQQIQSQTLSFAKRFDFN from the coding sequence ATGTGCGCTAAAGCCAAACTTATCACTACACCCCTACGCTACCCTGGTGGCAAAGCCAAAGCGATTATCGCGATTACGACTCGACTTGGAAGTGATTTTACGGAATTCCGCGAACCTTTTGTGGGTGGTGGCTCAATCTTTATCTATCTCAAACAAGTAATTCCCGATTTAAAAATTTGGATTAACGACCTCAATCCCGAAGTCTATCATTTTTGGCAAATTAGCCAGTCAAACAATGCTGAATTAGTGGCCCGAATCGAGCAGATGAAGCGAGAAACTAGCGATGGTAAAGCCCTGTACCAGCAGTTGATTGATATTGATGTTAATGCTATTTCCAATTTTGACCGAGCCGTTCGTTTTTTCATTCTCAATCGCATTACTTATGGGGGTACCGTCGAATCGGGAGGTTACTCGCCAACCGCATTTCACACACGTTTTACTGATTCGGCGATCGCCAGATTGCAAAAAGTAGCATCTATCTTAGATGGGGTAAAAATTACCAACCTCGACTACCAAGAAGTAATTACCTCCCCAGGTGAGAATGTCAGCATCTTTGCCGATCCACCCTACCTGAAGGCAACTGCTTCCAAGCTCTACGGGAAATCTGGAAAATGGCATACCACCTTTGACCACAACCGTTTTGCTAGACTAATGCTAAGTTGTCCGCACTCATGGCTAGTGACTTATGACGACTCAGAACAAATCCGCCGTAATTTTGCCTCTTGTGCGATCGCACAAGAGGCATTTGCAGTATTCGATGACATCGAAGACCAAACGACCATTGACGCAAGAGCTATTCGTCCAAAAGCCGCTTTCAGTACAAAGCTACTAATACCTATGTTTTTAAATAAAATGAATAGACCGGGAAATTTACGCGATTTCATTACTACTCGAATAACCTACAATCTCATCAGTTTATTGCATAAAACCGATCTAAATAGCTTTTTGGGGCTAAGGTTCGATTTATCTTTTTGTTCCAAATTTGCCAAAGGAGGATGCAACTGTGGGGATTTTTATCCAACAGTAGCAGAAAGAATCGAGCATTGGGAACAACATCCCCAATTAAGACTGGGACTAGCAGATTGTGCATGGGTATTAGGAGGAGGATTGCTGGTATGGCAAAAGTTCAAATCCAAATATGCGCCGCAGATGCCACCGCCATTGATTGATGAGAATCATAAAAAAAGCTGGAGTTTGGATGAATTAAAAGCTTTGGTTGCCAAAATTGATTTAACCGAACTTGCCGCCATTGAAGCAAAGGCGTGGGCTGAGTTTAGCCAACAAGTTGAGAAAAATCAAGCTGACTGGTACAATCGGGTTCCGGGTCTTTTGAATTTGTCAGCGGCAGAATTATCCCTTGAGAAGTTGAAAGAAATCCACTATTTACATCAACAGGAAAAGATTGCAGCCTGGGTGGAAGCAATAGTCGATCGCCGCATTCCCGAATACTTAAATGCTAATTATGAAGATGTCTGGGAATTTGTTAAAAGCGAAGATAATCGTAAATGGTTGAAAGCTTTTGACATAGAATCTCCTCGCGACTTGTTTGGCTGGCAAAATTTTAACGATGACGAGACTTGGGATGCTTTGAATCCCAATGACAGCATCCAGCCAACTTCTACTCAAAACTCATTGCCGACTAGTCTAGCCCTAAAAGCTATACAAGTAATGCAGATATTATCTGTTTTGGCAGACTCACACGAACAAAGCCAAATGCTGATGGCAGAGGATGCTGAAAAGTTTGAATTGTTCAATTTCATTGAATTATACAAAAAAGCTCATTCCCTCGATTCGTCTTCAACGATTGAAATTATTGCTACTCCAGACTGTTCGGCTCAAGAATTGCACGAGCTAATCTTGGAAAATTGCTCTAAAAAATACCAAATTAACGATATTCCGAAAATTTTAGCTCGTACCCGTCGTTTGACTTGGGAAGTAATTAAGAAAAAGTCTGGACTTTTGGGCACTCAGACGTGTCTAGTTGTAATTGCTCATGCCCAAAATTTATCTAAAAGCGCTATTAAGGAAATTGAAGATTTGAATGTTCGCTGCGAAACCAGTTTTTTATTAGCTATCAATACCGAAGACTTAGACCTTCCCTTGTTCGATATGTGCGAACACCTCAATGCAATTGAACTACCGCCATCAGAATTAGTCGAAGAAATTGCTGCTAGCATTGATTCGCTGATGTCGCAAGATTTAAATGCCTATGATGCATTTCAACAAATCCAATCGCAAACCTTATCGTTTGCAAAACGATTTGACTTCAACTAA
- a CDS encoding CRISPR-associated protein Csx3, producing MFKLQLDQKEAYQQLNIGFISGQNASNQDLVPWVDGYLSQLIEDAPMRGSLLKINGDCSLQLAFVIARKVRHLYSAIAVFDSDLTKYVVVDSHSPNYCLGQLID from the coding sequence ATGTTTAAACTTCAGCTAGACCAAAAAGAAGCTTACCAACAACTGAACATTGGATTTATTTCCGGACAAAACGCAAGCAACCAGGATTTAGTGCCTTGGGTGGACGGCTATTTGTCTCAGTTGATTGAAGATGCTCCCATGCGGGGCAGTTTGCTTAAGATAAACGGCGATTGTTCTTTACAGTTGGCTTTCGTGATTGCTCGCAAAGTCCGGCATCTTTATAGTGCGATCGCAGTTTTCGACTCCGATCTAACAAAATATGTTGTCGTCGATTCTCATAGTCCCAATTATTGCTTGGGACAATTAATTGACTAG
- a CDS encoding DUF262 domain-containing protein, translated as MASYKNPSISINSRSLANCKNIMLVENKANTEYQWGETELILTNNRMKLIALAINFRTVPNYMNIGSNELAGSWNDTKKSQLIESFLINFPVMPVIIYESLRQSIEVIDGKQRIRTIVEFYSNQLVLRDLKIKSDLNGCTYATLPSQVKRTLNRHSLSLISVTPSGDASPEEIEKLMKTLANRLKLDK; from the coding sequence TTGGCATCTTACAAAAATCCTTCGATTTCAATAAATTCACGAAGTTTAGCAAATTGCAAAAATATCATGCTTGTGGAGAATAAGGCTAATACTGAATATCAGTGGGGAGAGACTGAACTGATTCTCACGAATAACAGAATGAAGTTAATAGCGCTGGCTATTAATTTTAGGACTGTACCTAATTACATGAATATTGGTAGCAATGAATTGGCTGGCAGTTGGAATGATACCAAAAAATCTCAACTGATTGAATCTTTTCTTATTAATTTTCCGGTAATGCCAGTCATCATTTATGAAAGTTTACGTCAAAGCATTGAAGTTATTGATGGCAAGCAAAGAATAAGAACTATTGTTGAGTTTTACAGCAATCAATTAGTTTTGAGGGATTTAAAAATCAAATCAGACCTAAATGGATGCACTTACGCTACTCTTCCCTCACAGGTAAAGAGAACTCTCAATCGTCATTCTTTATCTTTAATATCAGTAACCCCTTCTGGGGATGCTAGCCCTGAAGAAATAGAAAAATTGATGAAGACCCTAGCTAATCGTTTAAAATTGGACAAATAG